GGCGACCAGCGGCGAGACCAGGTGGGTGCGGCCTCCCTTGCCCTGCCGCCCCTCGAAGTTGCGGTTGGACGTCGAGGCGCTGCGCTCCCCCGGGGCCAGCTGGTCGGGGTTCATGCCGAGGCACATCGAGCAGCCGGCGTGCCGCCACTCCGCGCCGGCCTCCTTGAACACCACGTCCAGCCCCTCGGCCTCGGCGGCGAGCCGCACGCGCACCGACCCGGGCACGACGAGCATCCGCACGCCGTCGGCGACCCGCCGGCCCCGGATCACGTCGGCAGCGGCCCGCAGGTCCTCGATCCGCCCGTTGGTGCACGAGCCGAGGAAGACGGTGTCGACCGCGATGTCGCGCAGCGGCGTGCCCGCGGCCAGCCCCATGTAGTCGAGCGCGCGCTGGGCGGCGGCGCGGGCGCCGTCGTCGGCCAGGCTCGCCGGGTCCGGCACTGTGGCCGACAGCGGAGCGCCCTGCGCCGGGTTGGTGCCCCACGTGACGTACGGCGACAGGCTGGACGCATCGATCACCACCTCGTCGTCGAACACCGCGTCGTCGTCGCTGCGCAGCTCGCGCCAGGCGGCTACCGCCCGTTCCCAGTCGGCGCCCTTGGGCGCTCTCGGCCGGCCCTCGAGGTAGGCGAAGGTGGTGTCGTCCGGGGCGATCATGCCGGCCCGGGCGCCCGCCTCGATCGACATGTTGCAGATGGTCATCCGGGCCTCCATCGAGAGGCGCTCGATGGCGGAGCCGCGGTACTCGAGGACGTACCCCTGTCCTCCTCCGGTGCCGATCCGCGCGATGACCGCCAGGATGACGTCCTTGGCCGTCACCCCCGCGGGCAGGTCGCCGTCGACGGTGACCGCCATCGTCCGGAAGGGCGTGAGCGGCAGTGTCTGCGTCGCCAGGACGTGCTCGACCTCGCTGGTGCCGATGCCGAAGGCGAGCGCGCCGAAGGCGCCGTGGGTCGAGGTGTGCGAGTCGCCGCAGACGACGGTCATGCCGGGCTGGGTCAGCCCCAGCTGCGGACCGACGACGTGCACGATGCCCTGCTCGGCGTCACCGAGCGGGTGCAGGGGGACGCCGAACGCCGCGCAGTTGCGCCGCAGCGTCTCGACCTGGGTGCGCGAGACCGGGTCGGCGATCGGCTTGTCGATGTCGAGCGTCGGGACGTTGTGGTCCTCGGTCGCGAGGGTGAGGTCGGGCCGGCGGACCGTGCGGCCGGTCAGCCGCAGACCGTCGAAGGCCTGCGGGCTGGTCACCTCGTGCACGAGGTGGAGGTCGATGTAGAGGAGGTCGGGCTCGCCTTCGGCGCGGCGCACGACGTGCGACTCCCAGACCTTCTCCGCCAGCGTTCCGGCCACGACTTTCTCCAGACGAC
This is a stretch of genomic DNA from Actinomycetes bacterium. It encodes these proteins:
- the leuC gene encoding 3-isopropylmalate dehydratase large subunit, yielding MAGTLAEKVWESHVVRRAEGEPDLLYIDLHLVHEVTSPQAFDGLRLTGRTVRRPDLTLATEDHNVPTLDIDKPIADPVSRTQVETLRRNCAAFGVPLHPLGDAEQGIVHVVGPQLGLTQPGMTVVCGDSHTSTHGAFGALAFGIGTSEVEHVLATQTLPLTPFRTMAVTVDGDLPAGVTAKDVILAVIARIGTGGGQGYVLEYRGSAIERLSMEARMTICNMSIEAGARAGMIAPDDTTFAYLEGRPRAPKGADWERAVAAWRELRSDDDAVFDDEVVIDASSLSPYVTWGTNPAQGAPLSATVPDPASLADDGARAAAQRALDYMGLAAGTPLRDIAVDTVFLGSCTNGRIEDLRAAADVIRGRRVADGVRMLVVPGSVRVRLAAEAEGLDVVFKEAGAEWRHAGCSMCLGMNPDQLAPGERSASTSNRNFEGRQGKGGRTHLVSPLVAAATAVTGRLSSPADLSTRSSS